CAGAAGAAAATATCCAAAGAGATGATGACATACCGCAGctgatgttgatgatgatgatcgttTTGCTAAGTTTCAAGTTCTCAGAGACACTATGTTTTTCCAATCGACCGCCTTCTTATATTTTCGTTTGAGTGATCCTATTGGTTGAGGTTCTAGTTCTCTACtatgtttgattgttgtaaCAAGAACCAAATCTGACAGtgagatatatatattgcaATCGGATGATGCAGAACTCTCTCAGTGATGTATTTATGATTCAAAGACATTTTTTAGGAGTTGTTTAAGAATAAATGttctttgtttaaaaaaaaagagagagagaggattttAATATAGTCCAAATCTAACGACTATTTGTTGCTTTTTCTATTAATGacattgatttaaaatttactattattggattttgtattttgtaaatatttaatatattttaaaatttagtgttaCTAAAATCTAATTTAACGTTATTTAAAACTAAAGAGGTGCTATATAATGATGgacttttaaaagtttaaatttaacCATAATTTGgtattattcatttaatgattttagattttgttttagaACTAAATGTTATCAGATCTTTACTTTGTAAATCATGTGTCATAGATTTCTAAATATAGTGTTCTTCAGTTAAGCTCAAATCGttcattaaaaatcatttttattcaaaactaAATGACTATTATATGGTGTCATTGAAATTAAGTCTAATAAATTTCATGAGTAAATGCTTAAATACAAAATCTAAGATATATTATAGATAATTTTTAATTCGTACacataatttcatttaaaatgaTTTCAGTTTTTATTCTGTTAAATTATAAGCCTATATATCATGTAGTAGAATTTAGAATTAATGATTGAATACTCACATCTAAATGACTTTTCACATATTCCTATATATAATCATTTGAAATGAACTGTAATGGATTTTTATGAGtaacttatttaaaataatcCATAATCCATAATACATTGcatattctatttattttatatattaattaatacagaagtcacaactttgatttatgtgtgatttttttaaaaaaattgacctaatggacctattcctagaaagtcatgttacatttaatatctaatcttataatttaaatttgggcctacaagaaatttttattaggctatcaataattggatttaaacaatagatgatccattggatttatagatagtataaattaaataaatataatttaatgttgtaatactattcttctatatgctaaatatttaaatatttgtcgaagttaacttttaaaattataaagatttttttgttaaataacaaaaatcatattatctaacaatgattaatttttactaccttaaaccaatgaaaacaaattttaaactatatagtttattttaaaaattaaacaaaaactaaatttttaattatttactcaataatataaatctatgaagcgaaaagtttaatttcttaaaaactttctaaatttgtgaaatgttacaatatctttgaatatgacaataaaacaatagtttactaatctttatatatatagttatgatttaataatgaaataataatccgaaaatatatatatagaagaagatacaaatatatgtgaaagtttgaaacgaTCTAttcaatgaataaaatatacaataagcttattatgttttaaaaattgatagacacctataaattataatatataccaatttagaattaaaaacaaaatatttatataaaagtaaataaaaacaaaaatccgcgcggttgcgcggatcgagatctagtaatttatttaaaacaGAATCTAAAATATATTGACATATATTAGAACTcacacaattttttaatttgatacaTAGCTGGGCGAATAAACCAGATCCAAAAACAAGAACTaaacccgatccgataaaaatgaatccaaaccaaacccgacataaataccgaatgggtTTTGATCTACGGTATTTTGGATTATGAGTTTTACCCGAACCAAACCCAAGCCCAAATAAATATCTGAATATACCAAAAATACACAAGATATTATTGAATAcctataataattatatattacatGAATAATTAACTCAAATATATAGTTGGATATATGTTTTTGGTATTTGgtcaatatttatgttttatgttatcACAGTTGCATTTGTAGTTTAGTTACAAATATGTTTGCttcttaagttttaaaaatgttattttattttgaagtttaaatAATTTGTATTGCGTTGTTAGttgttattgtttttgtttttctcctCTTAACGATTACTTCTGAATCATGTGACTGAACTTCTGCTAGTgtaaattgtttaaattttccAAGTTTAAGAACTGAAGTGTGTACTTTCAAatgtcaaaaaattatttagggAACAGAAAACAACGGAACAATAAACTATCAaacaagttttaaaataaagtattcATAAAACTAAGCTGAAAACAAACTTTAAAACTCAAAATTCATTCATCACCATAATTATACTCTTCAACTTCCACAAACAATTCACCAGCCCCATCTCCTCCAAAATCTTCTTCAATTTCATCTCATCAACTTCCACGTGGAAGTAATTGTGCACAATCACCGCCGGGTCCAAGTAACTTCACATCTAGCCTAGGCCTCGTCTAGGCACACTTTTTAACACACATGTTCTACCAAATGTTGGATCAGATCGTTCACATAGATGATGTCATGCTTCCCTAGCCCCTACCAAGGTGCATCAGAATGTTATCATAGAGAAGGCATACATTTTGTCATTTTGACACCAATTGGATCCAACATATGAAATATAGGGTGCATTAGAATGTTCCGTCCTCCCTCATTCTCTTCTTCAACACTGACTCGGTTACTGCAACAGTCATCTCGACATAGCCTGATATAACAAAACTGGACTACATTATAGTAAACTACACTTGTCCTGGAAAATAGAactgaaaaacatatataaacccAAATTAGACGACTAATAAAATCAAAGCACGAAATGCAGCATTTTAGATagtaaaaaagagaaaacatataTCCTTTACATGTACACAAATCTATCAGTGATATTTTTCATAATCACGCATTATTTTTACTgaaataaatatagattttttatcGAAGTGGTGTGTCTCTGAAAGGAATACTCATCTTTTAGCTAAAAAGAGGATGAGAGTGGGTAGAAGAAATAAAATTGAGGATATAATCTCTTTTGATTTTACAACAAAGAGATTTGGTAAGCGGCTGCCTCCACCATTTAACGCTCATAGTGTAGATATATTTGTGTCGTTATCTTTTGTTAGAGAGGAGCAGCTTGCGGTCTTACAGGAAAGCTGGGTGAACGGTCCGGCATTGGAGATTTGGATCACAAATAAGATTAATCAAGACGCAGTTTCATGGAGCAAGTTATTGAGGTCCatctctatttttaatgttgatGGTCTAGCTGGGAGTTTCTTCATTGACGAGGAAAGTTGATGTGATTGTCGATCTAGACATTGGACACGGACTGAGATCCGTTGCAACCAAAGAGCTAACATAATTGGACAAGATGAATATTTCAAGTCTGTGAATATGGGAGAGGCTCTGAATCATAGAAACGTCTGAATCATATAAAACACAACAAATTTGGATTTGTGCTCCCCGTTTTCTAGTGCCCATTTGTGTGCCCTTATGTTCCAAGCTCAGCACAACTGCAAGTGCAACCGTGAACATGGAAATAAGGCGATGATTAATCTGTTCCAAGTCAATTATTAGTCTTTCTTTTGATTATGATTTGACCCAACTTTTCAATTGCTTAAGTAGAGTGCTACATTTCTAAGCTTTCacaattgttataattttaacatatgtTGCCTATTTTCCAAaatcatgtaatattacaataaaaactcaataaattaataatgatgAAATAtggaaatttattaatttataagggtattagtttacaaaaagttttttttttagatttatatattttagaatatctttttttgtaaaataaaaattgttagtTTTACTGTATACATTAATTAACTTTTAGAAACTAGACTCTgatatctttttattatattatttggtgtatatgaaatatgttttatatgattcgaatgtggttttagatataatttaactaaatattatcaaaatatatttaagattaaGAAAAAACAGACATTAATTCCAttgtgaaaataaaactaataatacaatgttttgtttgtgtttttatgaattatatataaatattattaatttataattttacagggaaaaatatttacatagaattttctaaaaagttattattttatcgatgtGTGTTATATTTTTAACCGGTCCAAATTGAAACTGCatgaattattaatttattgtgtttattaatttatcaaatattaatttatagaatttttaatgtagttttcttttgtaaaatttttgttcttacatgtatttcatttacaaaaaaaaaagaaaatagttggAGAAGTAAAAATATGTTGAAATATGGCTTTCTATTAATAATCATATTGATGTTTCATCTTTTCGTGTTTGGAGGATCTTAACTCTCTAACACGAAATGAAGAATGGAAAAAGCCACATAGAAATGTACTGTAATTTTGGAGCCATATAGTCATGCAAGTATAAAAACTGTAATGTTATGTGGATCATACGGAACCACACTGGTCAGCCTCTGTTTCATAGTCAAAGATGCTTCTCCTTTCATTTCCCTTTGAGTTTCTTGCTTATTCTGCTAGCCAATTAAAGAACACATAGACTTGAATGCTTGCACCGAGGGATGGGATCAAGGCAGAGGATATTAGATCATGGATGTAGAGATTTTGGGAACATAAAGAATGTTGTCAAATATGTTGCAAGGTTGGGCCAGTCTTTCGGCTTGTCAAAAGAGACGCTCACAGTAATGGCTGATGATGTCGAACTGTTCTTGATGTGGAGATCCTCTCTTCGGGAACACACTATGTGTTTTCAGATGGAATTGGCAAGATTTCTTCTGAGTTTGATGAACTGGTGGCTAGGAAATGCGACATCAAAGGAGTTTCTCCATCTGCTTTTCAGATTAGTTATGGAGGGTACAAAAGAGTAGTCGCTCAGGATCCAAACTAATCAAAGAAAATGTCTTTGAGAAGTAGTATGGCAAAGTTCCATTCGGATCACACAAAACTGGATGTGTTGGCATGGACTAAGGAACAACCTTGTTATCTAAACAGACAAATGATAACACTTTTGTCCACTTTGGGGGTTAGTGACAGTGTTTTTGGAAAGAAACACAAGGAAGTTGTGGATACGTTAGACTCCGTCTTAACTGACCCGATGAAGATTCTTTGTCTAATGCCTCCAAGGGAGCATACCAAATTTCTCAAGGATCTAGTCTCTTGTGATATTAAACCCTCAGAGCCCTTTCTATCAATGATGCTTCACTACATCAGGGAATCAAAACTGGTGGAACTATGTAGTAAGACCCGTATTTAGATTTTCAAGGGTAGATCCATGATGGGTTGTATGGATGAAACGAATACGCTAGAATACGATGAGGTGTTCATGTAGTGTTCATATGAGagtcaaacacaaaatataagtttcaaatcaaaatctagttccACATCAAATCCTACTATCATGCAAGATTCCAAGTCGCCAAGAGAGCCATCCAACATAATAGAAAATGTTGTGTTGCAAAAAGTCCATGCTTTCATACGAGGATTTCGTGTGCTTAAAGTTATTGAGGTGAGTGGTTTGGTTTATATCATTTTTGCATAAATCTGGATATTCTATCACACACAGATGTGGTGGTATTTTGACTTCAAGCTCTGATTTTGGGAAATCAGCAGCTGCTGAGAACATGTTTGCCAGTTCAAGGCACTGTTTTCTCAGGGATTTATCGTCTTCTTTACTCACAAACACCTTATGAGATCTGAGATAATCCTATAGTGTTATTCATAGGTCAGTTCGTGAAATGCTTAGTGTTTTCCTAAAATTGATATAGCCAATAATTATAAGTTATTCTTAACAAATAATAATCTTTAGATAaaaataacttgatttaaattttaaccTGGATGGTAATCTCACAATCCAAAACCTGAGGTTCCTTAATAGTGTAGTCCATTGGCTCATAAGTTTTTAGTGGGATAAGTTCTGCATCCCAGCTTACAAAATACAAATCCTCATCCAATGGTCTCTGAACTTTTGTCTGGATATGACCTATGCAATCAAACGAAAAGGATATTCAAACCAACAGCAAATAATAATTCTCAAAACAATCACaatagagattaaaaaaaagtgtttaCCTATGGCCCTTTTGGGAGAAAACGATACAATCAGTCATAAGAACCAAACCAGTCATCTCAATAGCTTTAAGCACACAAATATCCACCGCATGCAAGAATAGATTTTTCACAACAACATCTCCTATTATATTACATGGTTCTCTTGGAGACTTGGAATCTTGCATAAGAGTAGGATTTGATATGGAAATAGATTATGACTTGAGACTGAGATTTTGTGTTTACTCTCATATGAACACTGCAGGAACACCTCACTGTATTCTAGCAAATTCGTTTCATCTATACAACCCATCATGGATCTACTCTTAGGAATCAAAATACACATCTTAGTACGAAGTTCCACCAGTTTTGATTCTCTAATGTGGTGAAGCATCATTGAGAGAAAGGGTTCTGAGGGTTTAAAACCACAAGAGGTTAGATCTTTGAGAAACTTTGTGTGCTCCCTTAGAGGCATTAAATGAAGAATCTTCGTATGATCAGCTAAGAATGAATCTAACGTATCAACAACTTTCTTAGGTTTCTTCTCAAAACATTGTCACTAATCCCCAAAGTGGACTATATTGATATCATTTGTCTGTTAAGAAAACAAGGTTGTTCTTTGGTCCATGCCAACGCATCCAATTTTGTATGATCGGAATAAAACGTTTTCATTCTACTCCCCAAAGACAGTTTCTTTGAGGAGTTTGGATTTTGAGCGACTACTCCTTTGTACCCTCCACATCTAATATGAAAAGTTGATGGAAAAATCCCTTTGATATCGCATTTCCTAGCCACCATTTCAGCGAGCTCAGAAGAAATTTTTCTAATTCCATCTTAAACACACATAGTGTGTCACTGAAGAGAGGATTTCCACATCATGAATCAGTTTGACATCATCAGCCATGACTGTGAGCGTCTCTTTGTCCACGCGAAAGATTTTCCCAACATTCTTTATGTTCCCAAAATCTCCCATCCATGATCTAGTATCCTTTGTCTAAATTACGTTTCTGGGTGAAAACATCCAAGTCGATATGTTCTTTAATTGGCTAGAAGAGTAAGCAGGAAactgaaaagaaaaggaaaagcaCCTCGACTATGAAAAACAGGTTGGTCAGTGTGGTTTCGTATCATCCATGCAACATCAcacttttgaatttttgtctGACCATACCGCTCCAAAATTGCATTCACTGCATTTCTATATGGTTTTTTCCATCCTTCATTTTGTGACAGAGGGTTAAGACCCTTCGAAGGCCAAACATCAATATGATTGTTGATAGAAATTCATATTATAGCATCTTATCATGTGATAAGTTCCTTCGCATGTGCTTCAAATGTAAATTGAACCAATGCACAAAATATACTCGACACTTAGTCTCTTTAAGCCCGATTGTGTGAATAGTTTTTGAACCAGTGATCCTCTCAAAAAGATATCTAACCTTCATTGCACTCACTCCCGTCAGGATCCACTCACATTAACTATCTTTCCCATTGTATCCTATCGATCATTGAAGATAAACATATAATCCAAGATAAGAAAGAATCCAAAATCATTACTGaaaatcagaagaaaaatatccaGAGAGATGACATACCGCAGCTGATGTTGATGATGGTGATCGATTTGCTAAGTTTCAAGTTCTCCGATACATTTCAATATTCAAATCGACCgccttttcttatttttgttttagagTGATCCTCTTGGATGAGGTTCTAGTTTGCTGTATTTGATTGTTATAACAAGAATTAAATCCGATAATAGATTATATATACTGCAGTCAGAGGTGGAGAGCTTTCAGTGATGTATTTATGTTAAAGACATCTTTaggatgaaaaagaaaaatgttctttgttcaaaaaaaagaaagataaattcAATACAATCAAAATCCAATGACTATACGCTGCTTTTcaatttatgaaattattttagaGTCTAATATCATTGgatattatatttgtatatatttaacagattttaaaatttattgttgctaaattttagttaaagaGTGTTATTTAAAAGAGTTTAATTTAACCATAATTTAATACtattcatttaattattttaaattatgttttaaaatttagttttgaaTAAAATCGAATTTAAAGTTATTTAAAACTAAAGAGGTGTTATTCAActatgaattttaataaattttaaatttaacctTAATTTGGTATTATTCATtcaatgatttaaaattattttaaaacaattaaatgtttttagatCTTATAGTTGTAAACCAGGTATCACAGATTTCTAATTATAGTGTTTTGCAACTAAGATTTCAAATACTTcattaaaattcaatattattCAAAACTACATAAGTATTAAAATCTTTGTATATGGTGTCATTTGAAATGAAGGCTAATAGATATTCATGAGTAAATGACTCAAgccaaaataaaagttttattatAGACCAATATGGCAAAATTGGGAAGATTACCATTGTTATAAATGGATCTACAGATACGGTATATAAAGTTTGGGTGTAAAACTAAAGTCTCGGAAAGATTTGGAGGCAAAAGTCGATAAAGATAACAAAAGAAAGGACTTGAAagcaaaacataattaaaagaaaaacaaataaataaagattgaagaaaaccctaatctctcatCGTCTCTCTTCTCCACTTCCTTCAGCGCCGCTTCCTCTGTGGTTTCCTTCGCCGTTCGTCCAATACTTTCTTAGCTTCGGTAAGATGCTGTATAGGCTctcctgcttcttcttcttatcgtAGATTTTGCAACgtttatcatatataaaaaaactttcGAATTTCTATCGGCTTTTGGACCCAATTTATCAAATTGATCTCAGATTTTGTAATCTTCGTTGAATGTTAGCTGAAAGGATGAATCTTTAATGTTAATTGCAATTCAAGTGGAGAAAAACTTGTGGCTTTAGCTGAGTAAGcatatgttttgttgtttttctgTGGTTGGCTTCTTAGAAACAGGACACAGTATCTATCTTGTTCTGTAATTCCTGAGTTCTTAGTTTAGATTATTGTTTTTACGGCTTAGGATTGGTGAATTTGAATTTGGTTTGATACTttcagaaaattttattttatgatgatGTGTTAGCTTTTATTTTGTCTTCTATTTCTTAAGCATCCAATCATGTGTGGTACATTGTCTAACTCAGTTTACGTTTGGTTGGTTGATTTTGTTAAATAGATTGAAGTTGAGACTCAATGAGGGGAAGGAGCTACACACCATCACCGCCAAGGGGCTATGGGAGGAGGGGCAGGAGCCCTAGCCCCCGTGGCCGTTACGGTGGGGGTGGGGGTCGTGACAGGGATCTCCCAACCAGTCTTTTGGTTCGCAACCTTCGTCATGATTGCAGGTTTATTCTTTACTCCTTTATGTGTCTTTCCATTTAATTGGCTTTATCCTCTTCTCGCCGATAGTGAGATTATTTGGACTGTATGTTTGCAATGCTTTCGTGGCCTTGTAATGATTCTATGTCTCCTTATTTAGGCTTGTCTGATTAAGAAAAAGCTGATGCATGACTAATCATAATAGGTTTGATAGATGTTGTTGGCTCTGTTTATACTTGTTTTGTGGCTCATTAGATTTACTGTTTTAAGATAGAGTATGTATGaacttttttgttttcatattacTCTTGTCTTTTCTTCTTAGCTATTAGTATTTATTAACTTGTGCTTAAcccttctctctttttctccagGCAAGAGGACCTTAGGAGGCCATTTGAGCAGTTCGGTCCTGTCAAGGACATCTACCTTCCAAGGGATTATTATACCGGGTGAGCATGCTCAGTCATTAGTTAGTACATTATATGTTTAAGCACCTACGGCGTTATTTTACTTTTGCTTCAACTAGATCTTGTCTCTTCTTATCGTTTTCTCTTACTTCATAGACCACCTTTTCTGATTCCTGCTTGTTCATAGCTATTCCTACATCTTCACATTTGCAGTTCTTGATTGCCTTGATGTGTAAATCTCcctttttatatcattttttctttGGGGGGTTTTGAAAAGCTTTTTTTTGTCCACATTTGAATATTTCAGCCTTAGTCTTCATAGTATTCTAGTCATTTTAGGGGAGAATAATGTAGTGATATGTTCCGTGTTCGATCACTCTTAAAGTGTGTTTATTGAAGTTGTTGAGGTTTAGCAGTGAATCTAAAGAGACCATGAAGTAATTAGAGTTCCTTGGAAGATGTTATGGTAGTGAAGGTTTTGAAGGAAGTTGAGTTTGAGTTCAATTTCAAGATGTTATCAAGTCTTGGAGAAGTCTTCTTTATACTGAAAAATTTGCAAGGTGTGCAGGCAAGTGATTGCTTTTTCATGTTGCAGGAGATAGTTTTCTTGTCTTAGCGGTAAATCTTCCTTGGTCACTGTGTTTTTGCTTCATCGTCTGAGATATTTTTTTCACTTGTTGCAGAGATCCAAGGGGGTTTGGTTTCATTCAGTATGTGGACCCTGCTGATGCTGCTGAGGCAAAACATCACATGGAAGGCTATCTTCTTCTTGGTCGTGAGCTGACTGTCGTATTCGCAGAAGAGAACAGGAAGAAGCCAACTGAAATGAGGACAAGGGATCGAGGTGGTAGGAGCAACAGATTCAATGACAGAAGACGTTCTCCTCCTCGCTACTCTCGTTCTCCTCCCCCTCGACGTGGCGGTAGAACGCGATCACGTAGCCGCGAGTATAATTCTCCTCCTCCTAAAAGACATCAGTCTAGGTATATGCCTGTCTGAACTTCAGGCTGTCGGAATGTCTGTACAGTTCTCTCTTATAAACCAACTCTGTTTTATCACAGGTCTGTCTCACCACAGGAGAGACGATACGAGAAGGAGAGGTCTTACTCTCGTTCACCACCACGTAATGGCTCAAGGGCTCGCAGTGGGAGTCATGAGAAGGCGAAGAaaagctacagcaggagcaggAGCCCAAGAAGAAGCGTGAGCCCGAGAAGGAACAGGAGCTACACTCCTGAACAAGCCAGGAGCCCTGTTCCTAGGCAGAGCAGGAGCCCAAGCCCTCGTGGAGAAAGGAATGGAGACCGTTCTCCAAGCCAGTGATTCTCTCTGCCCGTCAGTCTTGTTTGTTAGCTATGTTTTATCAGATATTTGTTTGCAACTAGGTTGGAACCTCTTGCTTTATTTCTTTGTTTAAACAAGTTTTAAGACGGTTCTCTTGATGCTTTGCTTTATGTGTTTGATCCGTGGATGATGTTAAGGCATGACAATGATGTTGCATATGCGGTTTTTATCTCTTTAGATCTCATCCACTGGCACCCACTGGTGTTGAATAGGCCTCTTGCACTTTCCagctattttgtatttattaaaaatccTGAAGAACTTGCGTTATTCTTGTTGCAGATTACGTTCTTCAACTTCTAGCTGTTGGTCTTTCAATTAAGGCTTGAACAGCTTAGGAATTTTAAACAGAGATCATACTTAGGATCTTTTGATACGAGGAAAGGTAACAACAGATGACAGATTATTGTAGGTACACCATAGTTATTATCATCAATATATCCACCAAAATGGAACCACAATGTTAAATGACCAAGAAAAATTGTTTGCTCAGGGAATAGACAACAATGTGAGGTAGGACCTATCCTCATCAATAGCTTCAAGTTTATACAATTTAGTGTAAAAACTTTTTCTTTATCCATAAGTCATAACCAAAGACCATATATGGTCTGGTCTTAACTGATAAATTGTTTCTTCCAGGAGAAAAAGAAAACGAGTTCGTTTTCATTtgtaaacaagaaaaaagaaaggtGATAAGGACGTAAAAATTGTTGAAGactatgagagagagagatagacgtTCACATATGAGATAATTAAACTGATGAAGACTATTTGTTGGCATAGTTGCTACCTAACaaattttataacattaatGATTTGATTTATCTCTAAATAATAAGATCAAACTTTCCGTTGAAACACACGAACGGATGGCCAAAGCTACCGGTCAATTCTTGCATTTCTTTTAACCTAATTTCTTATTTAATATTACAAATCCTCAAGACATATCCATCAATATATCATATCatttaaaaaggaaaactgAAATAtccttaacaaaaaaaaaccagaaGAGACATTGAATAATAAGGTTCAAACCTTCGAGAAGAGTGACATGAGTCTGCATTTTCATATCGGTACGTAATGCTCATCcattttgtttgttattttattttgattattgaCATAATTGCATGTACTAGATGTGTCTGTATATGCAGATGAATGTGTATGTTTCATGCATGTTATGTATTTTATGCATATACAGATATACTCGACTTATTTGTCGGTTATAATGTTCTT
The Brassica napus cultivar Da-Ae chromosome A1, Da-Ae, whole genome shotgun sequence DNA segment above includes these coding regions:
- the LOC106347586 gene encoding serine/arginine-rich SC35-like splicing factor SCL30A, whose product is MRGRSYTPSPPRGYGRRGRSPSPRGRYGGGGGRDRDLPTSLLVRNLRHDCRQEDLRRPFEQFGPVKDIYLPRDYYTGDPRGFGFIQYVDPADAAEAKHHMEGYLLLGRELTVVFAEENRKKPTEMRTRDRGGRSNRFNDRRRSPPRYSRSPPPRRGGRTRSRSREYNSPPPKRHQSRSVSPQERRYEKERSYSRSPPRNGSRARSGSHEKAKKSYSRSRSPRRSVSPRRNRSYTPEQARSPVPRQSRSPSPRGERNGDRSPSQ